A region from the Vicia villosa cultivar HV-30 ecotype Madison, WI linkage group LG3, Vvil1.0, whole genome shotgun sequence genome encodes:
- the LOC131659644 gene encoding uncharacterized protein LOC131659644, which translates to MASESSSISVTSQNHGDSSKTKNVVDKEIEQGQSSKSDSNMPIDFMKLSKEDSVDASTVQEHNFFSPIQVRRSWSDSPKADDEKKKEKTTGEKNSESKTSYPCNFCMREYPTLQALGGHQNAHKAERALQKRREQRYGALGLGQTYLNPCFRYPSALYSPYGSLGVRMNSMIQKPSFFSPRVAPHNFAYGHGGMYLQERLNPSLVNLRNSMEGSSRVGIPGLGGATSSRVENDANNKIAAFLKLGESSKDVATSSNSFIEKNFFVAPAPIKDEIHQPKINTEEEPSDSESSGLDLTLKL; encoded by the coding sequence ATGGCATCTGAATCCTCTAGCATCTCAGTCACTTCACAAAATCATGGTGATTCATCCAAAACAAAAAATGTGGTGGATAAGGAGATTGAACAAGGTCAATCTTCAAAATCTGATTCCAACATGCCTATTGATTTTATGAAGCTATCGAAAGAGGATTCGGTTGACGCGTCAACGGTGCAAGAACACAATTTTTTTAGCCCTATTCAAGTTCGTCGTTCGTGGTCTGATTCTCCTAAGGCTGatgatgaaaagaaaaaagagaaaaccaCTGGAGAGAAGAACTCAGAGTCAAAGACGTCTTATCCATGCAACTTTTGCATGAGAGAATATCCTACTTTACAAGCGTTAGGAGGGCACCAGAACGCCCATAAAGCGGAACGTGCTTTACAAAAGCGGCGCGAACAAAGGTATGGTGCTTTAGGGTTAGGACAAACTTACTTGAACCCTTGTTTTCGTTATCCTAGTGCTCTTTATTCACCCTATGGATCACTCGGGGTTAGAATGAATTCAATGATTCAAAAACCATCTTTTTTTAGCCCTAGGGTTGCACCACATAATTTTGCATATGGTCATGGTGGTATGTATTTGCAAGAGAGATTAAACCCTTCCCTTGTTAATTTGAGAAACAGTATGGAAGGTAGTAGCAGGGTTGGAATTCCAGGTCTTGGTGGTGCAACTTCTTCTAGAGTTGAAAATGATGCAAATAACAAAATTGCTGCTTTTCTAAAACTTGGAGAGTCTTCTAAAGATGTTGCCACAAGTTCAAACTCATTCatagagaagaatttttttgtggCTCCTGCTCCTATCAAAGATGAAATTCATCAACCAAAGatcaacactgaagaagaacctTCCGATTCTGAATCTTCTGGGCTTGATTTGACCCTTAAGCTTTGA